The following are from one region of the Bacillus methanolicus MGA3 genome:
- a CDS encoding rhodanese-like domain-containing protein, producing MIERIEIITPEELKKKLEAGEKLEMVDVREDYEVAQGIIPGAKHIRMGDIPENLDYFDKEKEYIIICRAAHRSEIVCYYLQDQGFKVRNMVGGMIEWTGELEFK from the coding sequence ATGATCGAAAGAATAGAAATCATTACTCCGGAGGAATTGAAAAAGAAACTCGAAGCCGGAGAAAAATTAGAAATGGTTGATGTAAGGGAAGATTATGAAGTAGCTCAAGGGATAATTCCAGGTGCAAAGCATATTCGAATGGGCGATATTCCGGAAAACCTGGATTATTTTGATAAAGAGAAAGAGTACATCATTATTTGCCGTGCCGCCCATCGCAGCGAAATTGTTTGCTATTATTTACAAGATCAAGGATTCAAGGTCCGGAATATGGTAGGCGGCATGATTGAATGGACAGGAGAACTGGAATTTAAGTAA
- a CDS encoding DeoR family transcriptional regulator: MKPSTNRMLNRIKSVYLYILNNGTVTTQDLVEEFGITPRTIQRDLNVLAYNDLVISPSRGKWTTTQKKIKMTS; this comes from the coding sequence TTGAAACCTTCAACTAACCGAATGTTAAACCGTATCAAATCCGTCTACTTGTATATTTTGAACAATGGAACTGTAACGACTCAAGATCTTGTGGAAGAATTTGGTATAACTCCTCGTACCATCCAAAGAGATTTGAATGTCCTGGCTTATAATGACTTAGTGATAAGTCCCAGCCGCGGCAAATGGACAACAACACAGAAGAAGATAAAAATGACATCGTAA
- a CDS encoding DUF485 domain-containing protein translates to MAVKISALNQSKQTQNASSLNYSEMAQSTSFKHLLRKKRNFILPFSLFFLAFYFTLPILTAYSDILNTPALGPISWAWVFAFAQFIMTWTLCIIYTKKSTEFDKIVEEIIEEN, encoded by the coding sequence ATGGCTGTTAAGATAAGTGCTTTAAACCAATCTAAGCAAACTCAAAATGCTTCATCATTGAACTACTCTGAAATGGCTCAATCTACTTCCTTTAAACACCTTCTAAGAAAAAAACGAAATTTTATTCTACCATTTTCTTTATTCTTCCTGGCCTTTTATTTTACTCTTCCAATTTTAACCGCTTACTCTGACATCTTAAACACTCCGGCACTTGGCCCGATTAGTTGGGCTTGGGTATTTGCTTTTGCACAATTTATTATGACTTGGACCCTTTGCATAATTTACACAAAGAAGTCTACTGAATTTGACAAAATCGTTGAAGAAATTATTGAAGAAAATTAA
- a CDS encoding ABC transporter ATP-binding protein — MSLLHVDIKKAGYDENKPVICDISFSIDSGELVGLIGPNGAGKSTSIKTILGLMEYVEGKVEFREGIKYSYVPERPIFYDELTLWEHLDFVSAVEKLDDNKFKARATELLELFKLSDHAHKLPVTFSKGMQQKAMLILALIANPSIYIIDEPFIGLDPHAMKLFLTFLERERERGAGILMSTHVLDTAEKICDRFLQVNNGRLTAQGNLTDIRKQCGLPHGSLFDCFHLIAEGSYK, encoded by the coding sequence ATGAGTCTATTGCATGTTGATATAAAAAAAGCTGGGTATGATGAAAATAAACCTGTTATTTGTGATATCAGCTTTTCAATTGATTCAGGAGAGTTAGTCGGACTGATAGGCCCGAATGGAGCAGGAAAAAGCACATCGATTAAAACGATTCTCGGACTAATGGAATATGTGGAAGGAAAGGTCGAATTCCGGGAAGGAATAAAGTATTCTTATGTTCCGGAAAGGCCGATTTTTTATGACGAACTTACTCTTTGGGAGCATCTTGATTTTGTTTCAGCAGTTGAAAAATTGGATGATAATAAATTTAAAGCACGGGCAACAGAGCTATTAGAGCTTTTTAAACTGTCTGATCATGCACATAAATTGCCTGTAACGTTTTCAAAAGGAATGCAGCAAAAAGCAATGCTGATCCTTGCTCTTATTGCAAACCCATCAATCTATATCATTGACGAACCGTTTATCGGGCTGGATCCACACGCTATGAAATTATTTTTGACATTCCTCGAAAGAGAAAGGGAGCGCGGTGCAGGAATTTTAATGTCCACCCACGTCTTGGATACTGCCGAGAAAATATGTGACCGGTTTTTGCAAGTGAATAATGGACGGCTCACAGCACAAGGCAATCTCACGGATATTCGCAAACAGTGCGGGCTTCCGCACGGATCACTATTTGACTGCTTTCATTTGATTGCGGAAGGGTCATACAAATGA
- a CDS encoding MbeD/MobD family mobilization/exclusion protein, whose translation MDYYYRQQGTGFPQPGFQGWQDINRRLDRLDRRVDRLSQQVDQINRRLDRIERRLGIREEEYYHY comes from the coding sequence ATGGATTATTATTATCGACAGCAAGGAACTGGTTTCCCCCAACCGGGATTTCAAGGATGGCAGGATATCAACCGTCGCCTAGACAGGTTAGACCGCAGGGTCGACAGGCTTAGCCAGCAAGTTGACCAAATAAACCGCCGACTTGACCGGATCGAACGCCGACTAGGAATCAGGGAAGAAGAATACTATCATTACTAG
- a CDS encoding polysaccharide biosynthesis protein produces the protein MSSKLLRGTFILTLGTIISKVLGLFYVIPFYAIVKEHGTALYQFSYVPYTIFISIATAGVPLAVSKFISKYNALGEYGVGRKLFKSGLIVMLASGIVSFLILYFSAPFLSEIMLSDKGSSSGADNISVADVTIVIRAVSFALIVVPFMSLIRGFFQGHQSMGPSAVSQVVEQIVRIVFLLVGAYIVLNVLNGSLVTAVSVATFAAFIGAIGSLAVLAWYWFKRKPHLDKLLEQDKGTMSISLGEMYKEILTYAAPFVLVGIANPLFQFIDQLTFTRAMLSLGIDKNHAVSAFSVLNFQSHKLVIIPVSLATGFSLTLVPSITKAFVEEDWSSLNRQLDQTLQVLLFLTLPAVIGLSLLAEPVYTLFYGHAVLGTEVLKSYAPVALLFALYQVTAAILQGINEQRFTVLSLLVGLLIKLSLNIPLIKLMETQGAVLATALGYTGAIIINMFVIRYFARYPFRLVARRSMLIVIFTAIMYISTKLVYLFLVLILSPETRFQSLLIVIICAAIGAAVFFYLGHRTKLVYVLFGSRIDNLKRKLRLPIKKEEGSRF, from the coding sequence ATGTCATCAAAGCTGTTAAGAGGTACCTTCATATTGACACTGGGAACGATCATTTCGAAAGTTCTTGGCCTTTTTTATGTTATTCCGTTTTATGCGATTGTAAAAGAACATGGGACTGCACTTTATCAATTTTCTTATGTACCCTATACGATTTTTATAAGCATTGCTACAGCAGGTGTTCCGCTTGCTGTTTCCAAGTTTATATCAAAATATAATGCTCTTGGAGAGTATGGTGTAGGGAGAAAGCTTTTTAAATCCGGACTCATTGTCATGTTGGCTAGCGGAATTGTATCATTTTTAATACTTTATTTTTCCGCACCCTTTCTTTCAGAGATTATGTTGAGTGATAAAGGAAGTTCTTCAGGTGCAGATAACATAAGTGTAGCAGATGTTACTATAGTTATAAGAGCCGTAAGTTTTGCATTAATCGTTGTTCCATTTATGAGTTTGATCCGCGGATTTTTCCAAGGACATCAATCAATGGGCCCATCCGCTGTCTCACAGGTTGTTGAACAGATTGTTCGAATTGTTTTCCTATTGGTTGGAGCTTATATTGTTTTAAATGTTTTAAATGGAAGCTTAGTAACGGCTGTCAGTGTGGCAACATTTGCAGCTTTTATCGGAGCAATCGGAAGTTTGGCTGTTTTAGCTTGGTACTGGTTTAAACGAAAACCTCATTTGGACAAGTTGCTTGAACAGGATAAGGGTACGATGTCTATTTCTTTAGGAGAAATGTATAAAGAAATATTAACGTATGCTGCTCCGTTTGTTCTTGTCGGTATCGCCAATCCTTTGTTCCAATTTATCGATCAGCTGACATTCACTAGGGCAATGCTGTCACTTGGAATAGATAAGAATCATGCAGTGTCGGCATTTTCTGTTCTTAATTTCCAATCGCACAAGCTGGTGATTATCCCGGTTTCTCTGGCTACTGGTTTTTCTTTAACATTAGTTCCAAGCATTACGAAAGCGTTTGTGGAAGAAGACTGGAGCAGCCTGAACCGCCAGCTTGATCAAACACTTCAAGTGCTTCTCTTTTTAACGTTGCCTGCCGTTATCGGCCTTTCGCTCTTGGCAGAGCCGGTCTACACTCTTTTTTACGGACATGCGGTTCTTGGAACAGAGGTGTTAAAATCGTATGCTCCGGTTGCGCTTTTATTTGCTCTTTATCAAGTTACTGCAGCGATTTTGCAAGGAATTAATGAGCAGCGCTTCACAGTATTAAGTTTGCTTGTTGGCTTATTGATAAAATTAAGTTTAAACATTCCGCTTATAAAATTAATGGAGACGCAGGGAGCTGTATTAGCAACGGCACTTGGCTATACCGGGGCTATTATCATTAACATGTTTGTTATTAGATATTTTGCTCGTTACCCGTTTCGGCTTGTGGCCAGACGCAGCATGCTTATCGTTATTTTTACGGCCATTATGTATATTTCAACAAAACTTGTCTATCTTTTCTTGGTTTTGATTTTGTCTCCGGAAACAAGATTTCAGTCTCTTCTAATTGTAATCATTTGTGCAGCAATTGGGGCAGCAGTATTCTTTTATTTAGGCCACAGAACAAAACTCGTTTATGTATTGTTTGGCAGCAGAATTGATAATTTAAAGAGAAAACTTCGTCTTCCAATTAAAAAAGAAGAAGGGTCCCGCTTTTAG
- a CDS encoding polysaccharide deacetylase family protein has protein sequence MKNSFMILILVLCIPLSSCSSSSHHEVSTHNKVEDHADNVTKPEHNKEHPKSVPVPPQANPKEELVVYNGPIEHIFFHPLIINPKLAFDGDAMSKGYDDYFVTVKEFKKMIDSLYRKNFVLIKMSDLFQEQKINGKVTLTKKELKLPKNKKPLILSVDDLNYYQYMKENGNAYKLIIDEDGELATYSNDKTGAEIISRDNEIVPILNSFVNEHPDFSFNGAKGIIALTGYEGILGYRTHELTNKNYAHEKEEAKRVVDKLKKDGWEFASHGYGHLNTRKISLSTLRSDTERWKKEVESLIGKTNIYIYPFGSSVLPGDPKFQALRDYGFSIFCSVGPNPYLSFSSQYAMMDRVHIDGIGLRQQKDIMARFFNSDEVMDPERKQ, from the coding sequence ATGAAGAACAGCTTTATGATATTGATTTTAGTGTTATGTATCCCTCTGTCCAGCTGCTCCAGTTCAAGCCATCATGAAGTATCTACCCACAACAAAGTAGAGGATCATGCTGACAATGTGACTAAGCCGGAGCATAATAAGGAACACCCTAAGTCTGTACCGGTTCCACCGCAAGCAAATCCAAAGGAAGAGCTTGTCGTTTACAACGGACCAATCGAGCATATCTTTTTTCATCCGCTTATTATTAATCCCAAATTAGCTTTTGATGGGGATGCGATGTCAAAAGGTTATGATGATTATTTTGTGACCGTTAAAGAATTTAAAAAAATGATAGATTCATTGTACCGCAAAAATTTTGTGCTAATTAAAATGTCTGATCTCTTTCAAGAGCAGAAGATTAATGGAAAAGTAACGTTAACGAAGAAAGAACTGAAACTGCCCAAAAACAAAAAACCGTTAATCCTTTCTGTTGATGATCTAAATTACTATCAATATATGAAAGAGAACGGTAATGCGTATAAATTAATAATAGATGAAGACGGGGAACTTGCTACCTATTCAAACGATAAAACTGGGGCTGAAATCATCTCTCGAGACAATGAAATCGTTCCGATACTGAATTCTTTTGTGAATGAGCATCCTGATTTTTCATTTAACGGGGCAAAGGGTATTATTGCATTAACAGGTTATGAGGGAATACTGGGATACCGTACCCATGAATTAACGAACAAAAATTATGCTCATGAAAAAGAGGAAGCGAAAAGAGTGGTTGATAAACTAAAGAAAGATGGCTGGGAATTTGCATCTCATGGTTACGGCCACTTGAATACAAGAAAAATAAGCCTGAGTACCTTGCGTTCTGATACGGAGAGATGGAAAAAAGAAGTTGAATCATTGATCGGGAAAACAAATATCTACATCTATCCATTTGGTAGCAGTGTTTTGCCGGGAGATCCTAAATTTCAAGCATTAAGAGATTATGGGTTTAGTATCTTTTGTTCAGTAGGGCCAAATCCTTATTTATCGTTTTCAAGCCAATATGCAATGATGGATCGGGTGCATATTGATGGAATAGGGTTGCGGCAGCAGAAAGATATTATGGCACGTTTTTTTAATAGTGATGAAGTGATGGATCCTGAACGTAAACAATAG
- a CDS encoding sporulation protein Cse60 has product MIQVKLFDEEHEADLEVEMNYFLEQLDEHRIVDIKYNVAVIREDEEEQIYCFSAMVIYRT; this is encoded by the coding sequence TTGATTCAAGTTAAGCTGTTTGATGAGGAACACGAAGCCGATTTGGAAGTTGAAATGAACTACTTTCTGGAACAATTGGATGAGCATAGAATTGTAGACATTAAATACAATGTTGCCGTTATTAGAGAAGATGAAGAGGAACAAATTTACTGTTTTTCTGCGATGGTGATTTATCGGACTTGA
- a CDS encoding M48 family metalloprotease, which yields MGLTNIPDIYIVESEGILNAFATRFFRRNVVVLYSGILELIKRDAEKEVLFVLAHEFGVIKMKKEF from the coding sequence ATGGGCCTGACAAATATACCAGACATATACATTGTCGAGTCTGAAGGAATTTTAAATGCTTTCGCAACGCGTTTTTTTCGGCGCAATGTAGTTGTTCTATATTCAGGCATCTTAGAACTGATCAAAAGAGATGCGGAAAAAGAAGTCTTATTTGTTCTGGCACACGAATTTGGAGTTATTAAAATGAAAAAAGAATTTTAG
- a CDS encoding cation acetate symporter has translation MNVLAFWLFLIIVGLTLVITYYAAKKTKTTSDFYTADSRLTGWQNGLAIAGDYMSAASFLGIAGMIALTGFDGFFYSIGFLVAYLVVLYFVAEPLRNLGKYTLADMITARFDNKKVRGVAALNTMAISTFYMIAQLVGAGGLIKLLLGIDYTYSVLIVGILMTIYVVFGGMTATSWVQIIKAVLLMIGTFIISLIVFSKFDFNVMKMFTEMKSATPLGESFLNPGNKFKNPLDMISLNLALVLGTAGLPHILIRFFTVKDAITARKSVVYATWIIGIFYVMTIFLGFGAAAFVGFDKITAADAGGNMAAPLLAKAIGGDFLFAFISAVAFATILAVVAGLVLSAASAFAHDFYSNIIRRGQATEKEQVVAARWASIGVAVLSILLALFAQKLNVAFLVALAFAVAASANLPVILFTIFWRRFNTAGAVTGMMFGLISSLVFVAIGPNVWSPEVGKAILVGKPLFNLANPGIISIPVGFIGAIMGTLLSSKKEDAKKFDEILVKANTGVHIQ, from the coding sequence ATGAATGTACTAGCATTTTGGCTGTTCTTGATTATCGTCGGATTAACACTTGTTATTACGTATTATGCTGCTAAAAAAACGAAAACAACGAGTGATTTTTATACAGCTGACAGCAGGTTGACCGGGTGGCAAAACGGTCTTGCCATCGCCGGAGATTATATGTCAGCTGCCTCTTTCCTCGGAATTGCCGGGATGATTGCTCTTACAGGCTTCGATGGATTTTTTTACAGTATCGGTTTTCTAGTTGCCTACCTTGTTGTCCTGTATTTCGTTGCAGAACCGCTGCGTAATCTTGGCAAATATACGTTGGCTGATATGATCACAGCCCGTTTCGATAATAAAAAAGTTCGCGGAGTTGCTGCCTTGAATACAATGGCGATTTCCACCTTTTATATGATTGCCCAGCTAGTCGGAGCTGGTGGACTGATCAAGCTTTTGCTTGGAATTGATTATACTTATTCTGTTCTTATTGTTGGAATTTTGATGACTATTTACGTCGTGTTTGGCGGAATGACAGCTACAAGCTGGGTGCAAATTATTAAAGCCGTATTATTGATGATTGGTACTTTTATTATTTCCTTGATCGTTTTTTCCAAATTTGATTTTAATGTAATGAAAATGTTTACAGAAATGAAATCTGCAACTCCTTTGGGAGAATCGTTCCTTAACCCTGGCAATAAGTTTAAAAACCCCCTCGATATGATATCGCTCAACCTTGCGCTTGTTTTGGGAACTGCTGGACTGCCGCACATTCTGATCCGTTTCTTTACGGTAAAGGATGCGATTACTGCACGAAAGTCAGTTGTTTACGCTACCTGGATCATTGGAATTTTTTATGTGATGACGATTTTCCTAGGATTCGGAGCAGCAGCATTCGTAGGATTTGATAAAATTACCGCTGCCGATGCTGGTGGAAACATGGCAGCACCGCTATTAGCCAAAGCTATAGGAGGAGATTTCTTATTTGCCTTCATTTCCGCAGTAGCTTTTGCCACTATCCTAGCGGTTGTTGCAGGTCTTGTTCTTTCTGCTGCATCAGCATTTGCCCATGATTTTTACAGCAATATTATCCGCCGCGGCCAGGCAACGGAAAAAGAACAGGTTGTTGCGGCTCGCTGGGCATCAATCGGGGTGGCTGTCCTATCCATTTTACTAGCCCTTTTTGCTCAAAAATTGAATGTTGCCTTCCTTGTCGCATTGGCGTTTGCCGTTGCAGCCAGCGCGAACCTGCCCGTTATTTTGTTTACAATCTTTTGGAGAAGGTTTAACACAGCAGGAGCGGTTACAGGGATGATGTTCGGTTTAATCAGTTCACTCGTTTTTGTAGCAATCGGTCCAAACGTATGGTCCCCTGAGGTTGGGAAAGCGATTCTTGTGGGCAAGCCTCTTTTCAACCTGGCAAATCCAGGAATTATCTCGATTCCGGTCGGATTTATCGGAGCGATCATGGGTACCCTGCTTTCCTCGAAAAAAGAAGATGCGAAAAAATTTGATGAAATTTTGGTGAAAGCAAATACCGGCGTTCATATTCAGTAA
- a CDS encoding DUF3267 domain-containing protein yields the protein MEIKNMRETVVTFSVLAVTIASFALTIGLIIIVAIMHGLLHNKSDFQITLGSLLFFIVCFLIGIIVHEIMHIIGFRYAGKVPWNKIVWGIDWKKGVAYAQSKNVIKVKEMRIALMLPFFITGAIPFLLGIIFNVMFLSVLGAFLIGGCAGDFAYYIKLRKFPDEALVKDHPVKPQFFVYE from the coding sequence GTGGAAATTAAAAATATGCGTGAGACTGTCGTGACCTTTTCCGTTTTGGCCGTAACAATCGCTTCATTTGCCTTAACCATTGGTTTGATCATCATTGTAGCTATAATGCATGGACTTCTTCATAACAAATCAGACTTTCAAATTACACTTGGCAGTTTGCTGTTCTTTATTGTTTGTTTTTTAATTGGTATTATTGTACATGAGATTATGCATATAATAGGTTTTCGGTATGCCGGAAAAGTTCCTTGGAATAAGATTGTCTGGGGTATTGATTGGAAAAAAGGCGTTGCATATGCTCAAAGTAAAAATGTGATCAAAGTAAAGGAAATGAGGATTGCTCTTATGCTGCCTTTTTTTATTACAGGGGCTATTCCATTCCTATTGGGAATTATTTTTAATGTCATGTTTTTATCAGTGCTTGGAGCGTTTTTAATTGGCGGCTGTGCGGGAGATTTTGCCTATTATATAAAACTGCGAAAATTTCCGGATGAGGCACTGGTGAAGGATCACCCAGTGAAACCTCAATTTTTTGTTTATGAATAA
- a CDS encoding pseudouridine synthase → MRIDKMLANLGFGSRKEVKKILKDGAVRVNGQIVKDAKQQVDPENDVVTLNGETVEYKEFIYLMMNKPPGVVSATEDHQDETVIDLLEIEDLVFDPFPVGRLDKDTEGLLLITNDGQLAHRLLSPKKHVPKTYFAVIDGEVTERDIEAFKNGVTLDDGYKTKPGELKILKSGLTSDIELTITEGKFHQVKRMFQAVGKRVIYLKRISMGPLKLDETLELGEYRELTDEELQKLKEYQSQ, encoded by the coding sequence ATGAGAATCGATAAAATGTTAGCAAATTTAGGATTTGGCAGCAGAAAAGAAGTAAAAAAAATATTAAAGGACGGGGCTGTTAGAGTAAACGGCCAAATTGTAAAAGATGCCAAACAACAGGTTGACCCCGAAAATGATGTCGTGACATTAAATGGTGAGACCGTTGAATATAAAGAGTTTATCTATTTAATGATGAATAAGCCGCCTGGTGTTGTGTCGGCAACAGAAGATCATCAAGATGAAACGGTTATTGACCTGTTAGAAATAGAAGATCTTGTCTTCGATCCTTTTCCGGTCGGAAGGCTTGATAAGGATACGGAAGGGCTTTTATTAATAACGAATGATGGACAGCTTGCACATCGACTGTTATCGCCGAAAAAGCATGTTCCTAAAACATATTTTGCTGTGATTGACGGGGAGGTAACGGAACGGGATATAGAAGCATTTAAAAACGGTGTCACTCTTGATGACGGGTATAAAACGAAACCCGGGGAATTAAAAATATTAAAGTCTGGTTTAACTTCAGATATTGAATTAACGATTACGGAAGGAAAGTTTCATCAAGTCAAAAGAATGTTTCAGGCCGTTGGGAAAAGAGTCATTTATTTAAAGAGAATATCTATGGGCCCTTTAAAGCTGGATGAGACTCTTGAATTAGGAGAATACCGTGAGCTGACAGATGAAGAACTGCAGAAATTAAAGGAATATCAATCTCAATAA
- a CDS encoding NAD(P)/FAD-dependent oxidoreductase yields the protein MSFDVIVIGGGPSGLMAAIAAGEQGAKVLLIDKGEKLGRKLTISGGGRCNVTNRLPVEEIIKHIPGNGRFLYSAFSIFNNEDIISFFESLGVKLKEEDHGRMFPVSNKAQSVVDALLRKLYELKVKIRTNSPVKDIHFDNGKTAIVELKNEEMIKARSIVIAVGGKSVPQTGSTGDGYAWAEKAGHTITKLFPTEVPVTSSEPFIQKKTLQGLSLRDISLSVLNPKGKPLITHRMDMIFTHFGISGPAVLRCSQFVVKAMDKWNLQEVTMSLDALPDMKEEELFQEIVKLIKAEPKKTIKNTLKGLLPERFLLFLLEENSIDPGLQCAAVSREKLRIFAQSCKQFKFKVNGTLPIEKAFVTGGGVSVKEIEPQTMASKKMPGLYFCGEILDIHGYTGGYNITAALVTGRLAGLNAAIHAVNGNRP from the coding sequence ATGAGTTTTGATGTGATCGTCATCGGTGGAGGCCCCTCCGGTTTAATGGCTGCGATTGCAGCCGGTGAGCAGGGTGCCAAAGTGCTGTTGATTGATAAAGGAGAAAAGCTGGGCAGAAAGCTGACAATTTCCGGAGGCGGCCGCTGTAATGTGACAAACCGTCTCCCTGTTGAAGAAATTATTAAGCATATACCTGGAAACGGGCGCTTTTTATACAGTGCATTTTCAATTTTCAACAATGAAGATATTATTTCTTTTTTCGAATCACTCGGTGTAAAGCTGAAAGAAGAAGACCACGGCAGAATGTTCCCGGTTAGTAATAAAGCGCAATCGGTAGTTGATGCTTTATTGAGAAAACTGTACGAATTGAAAGTTAAAATAAGAACAAATTCTCCGGTAAAAGACATCCACTTTGACAACGGAAAAACAGCAATTGTGGAATTAAAAAACGAGGAAATGATAAAAGCGCGTTCGATTGTCATTGCAGTCGGCGGCAAATCGGTGCCTCAAACAGGTTCAACCGGTGACGGTTATGCCTGGGCCGAAAAAGCAGGACATACTATTACAAAACTATTCCCCACTGAAGTACCTGTCACATCATCAGAGCCTTTTATTCAGAAAAAAACGCTTCAAGGCCTTTCGTTGCGGGATATTTCATTAAGCGTTCTAAATCCAAAAGGAAAACCTCTAATCACCCATCGCATGGATATGATCTTTACACATTTTGGAATCAGTGGACCGGCAGTTCTCCGGTGCAGCCAATTCGTCGTAAAAGCGATGGACAAATGGAATCTGCAGGAAGTTACAATGAGCCTTGATGCCCTCCCTGATATGAAGGAAGAAGAGCTTTTTCAGGAGATTGTAAAGCTAATAAAAGCGGAGCCAAAAAAAACGATAAAAAACACACTTAAAGGGCTGCTGCCGGAAAGGTTTCTTCTGTTTTTATTAGAAGAAAACAGTATTGATCCGGGATTACAGTGTGCTGCTGTCTCCCGTGAAAAACTTCGAATCTTTGCACAAAGCTGCAAACAGTTTAAATTTAAAGTAAATGGGACTCTCCCTATTGAAAAAGCGTTCGTTACCGGCGGCGGAGTTTCCGTAAAAGAAATCGAACCGCAAACGATGGCTTCAAAAAAAATGCCCGGTCTTTATTTTTGTGGGGAAATCCTTGATATTCACGGATACACTGGCGGTTATAATATCACAGCTGCACTTGTTACCGGCAGACTTGCCGGTCTCAATGCTGCCATCCATGCTGTTAATGGGAACCGGCCTTAA